From Oncorhynchus nerka isolate Pitt River linkage group LG1, Oner_Uvic_2.0, whole genome shotgun sequence, the proteins below share one genomic window:
- the LOC115110474 gene encoding 1-phosphatidylinositol 3-phosphate 5-kinase-like isoform X1, which translates to MDSVRSWLRAFNNRIARPRSSDMEAEDKSSSSTLDCSVKPPISPGSPSHLTHFKPLTPEQDEPPLRSAYSSFVNLFRFNKEEGRPPSVTEKPDVALTSTTGERGSWTSPAHSIHGSGTHRTQHPNLLRRTSTASVDWPLWPGQEGRRKPETPLSTHDPRTAVQLRTALKRLKEIMEGKSQDSDLKQYWMPDSQCKECYDCNEKFTTFRRRHHCRLCGQIFCSRCCNQEIPGKFMGYTGDLRACTYCRKIALSYSQSADSGSIGEDLSALSDSSVSSLCILEPSEPRTPVGGRKSSRNIFLEEDLAWQRNTEIGMIKNLIHQESQSRGMNSRLTGLQEDGGKSPIRKRSASVTNLSLDPSGSSMLPSYDSSVSPQTSRTMPKPDHSEEERKILLDSSQLKDLWKKICNNSTGMEFQDHRYWLRTYPNCIVGKELVNWLLRSGTISTRAQAIAIGQAVVDGRWLDCVTHHDQLFRDEYALYRPLQSTEFSETPSPDSDSVNSLEGHSEPSWFKDIKFCDSDTDQVADENDYVTANSSNPSKRTSVSSFQSAVDSDSAASINLNMEQDNVNFHIKKQSKYPHVPPLPKEQKEYLVSEDGGQNISISDAFIKESLFNRRVEEKANEVLFTPLGWHHSSLDQLREENGEKEAMERLLSANHSHMMALLQQLLYSESLCLSWRDIIVPVVRQVVQTVRPDVRSCDDDMDIRQLVHVKKIPGGKKFDSAVVNGFACTKNIAHKKMNSYIKNPKILLLKCSIEYLYREETKFTCIDPIVLQEHEFLKNYVQRIVDVRPNLVLVEKTVSRIAQDMLLEHGITLVINVKPQVLDRVSHMTQGDLVMFMDQLLTKPRLGTCQKFYLHSFQLANNELKTLMFFEGCPPQLGCTIKLRGASEYELARVKEIIILMVCVAYHSQLEISFLMDEFAMPPSLAKTSFPCLLESTTVEEEESQENETDQSTLFQGGETVLGDEEENSVSESSSPKDVEVAKNQLLSSSSSLVAEGMESAEVMTSTPLSYPLAPPPPYLIDDLEELTDEIGLEQGEETEGRSGSGVLGRGESQEESSASETAPRLFRDPLQDDTGLFVTEQVASTDDHLRMLTAGFKQELKDIILCVSPFITFREPFLLSPAGLRCPSRDYFPQQVYLSPLLNKDFKELDGRRKRQLLKDSTPSGGGMANGGPRPIQVLPSHRLTSARIAEHLGSNQDLAKMLADYRAQGGRLRQEESDPFAQPLPQPPVREALPSKHPVKADSEEEKPAGQNDMTWASKLDCLNPVNHQRLCVLFSSSSAQSNNAPNPCVSPWMVTMEFYGKNDLTLGIFLERYCFRPSYQCPSMFCETPMVHHVRRFVHGSGCVQIVLKELDSPVPGYQHTILNYSWCRICKQVTPVVPLSNDSWSMSFAKYLELRFYGHQYTRRANAEPCGHSIHHDYHQYFSYNQMVASFSYISVRLLEVCLPPPKIFIRNQGPSKGRMQQDLKDFSQKVTQVYLAIDDRLTSLKTDTFSKTREQKMEDLFAQKDMEEADLHSWIEKLQARLQACGSDSPQQLQTVLESVVVKKQSLCETLQSWNSRLQDLFQQEKARKRLSVPASPGRHRQTDDSKPSALESSPRNPSPLVQNVDKEDRHLTAMPSSWGSSLLALPSPGEPGSEPLSSGPCFPDQDSVSIPEDVFDGHLLGSNDSQVKEKSTMKAILANLMPGNSYNSIPFPFEPDKHYLMYEHERVPIAVCEREPSSIISFALSCKEYKSTLDELWKTTLKTGGEDTTLSTSSGESRVKNSPAKPNETASSQMGLGRSSMDSEPLKDADIGDNHKKSTGNPHIELQFSDANAKFYCRIYYAEEFHKMRAEIMESTEDDFVRSLSHCVNWQARGGKSGAVFYATEDDRYILKQMPRLEVQSFLDFAPHYFTYITGAVQQKRPTALAKILGVYRIGYKNSQNNSEKKLDLLVMENLFYGRKMAQVFDLKGSLRNRNVKTESGKESCEVVLLDENLLKLVHDNPLYIRAHCKAILRAAIHSDAYFLSSHLIIDYSLLVGRDDATDELVVGIIDYIRTFTWDKKLEMVVKSTGILGGQGKMPTVVSPELYRARFCEAMDKYFLMVPDHWTGLGVNC; encoded by the exons GAGCAGTGACATGGAGGCTGAGGACAAATCCTCCTCCTCTACGCTGGATTGCAGTGTGAAGCCTCCCATCTCCCCTGGCAGCCCATCTCACCTGACACACTTCAAACCCCTGACTCCAGAGCAGGACGAGCCTCCGCTCCGATCAGCCTACAGCTCCTTCGTCAACCTGTTCCGCTTCAATAAAG AGGAGGGGCGTCCGCCCTCGGTGACAGAGAAACCGGATGTGGCTTTGACGTCAACCACTGGGGAGCGTGGGAGCTGGACCAGCCCAGCACACTCCATCCACGGCTCTGGGACCCATAGGACACAACACCCCAACCTGCTCCGTAGAACATCCACcgcctcag TGGACTGGCCATTATGGCCGGGTCAGG AGGGCCGTAGGAAACCAGAAACCCCCCTGAGCACTCACGACCCCCGTACGGCTGTTCAGCTCCGCACTGCTCTGAAAAGACTCAAGGAGATCATGGAGGGAAAGAGCCAG GACAGTGACCTGAAGCAGTACTGGATGCCAGACAGTCAGTGTAAAGAGTGCTACGACTGCAACGAGAAGTTCACCACCTTCCGCCGCCGACACCACTGTCGGCTCTGCGGACAGATCTTCTGCAGCCGCTGCTGCAACCAGGAAATCCCTGGCAAGTTTATGGGATACACGG GAGACCTGCGGGCCTGCACCTACTGCCGTAAGATCGCTCTGAGCTACTCCCAGTCTGCAGATTCTGGCTCCATTGGAGAGgacctgtctgctctgtctgacTCCTCCGTCAGCTCCCTCTGCATCCTGGAACCCAGCGAGCCTCGCACCCCGGTCGGAGGACGCAAGTCCAGCCGTAACATCTTCCTAGAGGAGGACCTGGCCTGGCAGAG AAACACTGAGATTGGGATGATAAAGAA TTTGATTCACCAGGAGTCTCAGAGCAGAGGTATGAATTCTAGACTGACTGGGCTTCAAGAGGATGGAGGCAAGTCCCCAATAAGGAAGCG GTCAGCCAGTGTGACCAACCTGTCCCTGGACCCGTCTGGCTCCTCCATGTTGCCCTCCTATGACAGCTCAGTGAGCCCCCAGACCAGTAGGACCATGCCCAAACCTGaccacagtgaagaggagaggaagatactGCTG GACTCGTCCCAACTCAAAGACCTGTGGAAGAAGATTTGTAACAACAGTACTGGCATGGAGTTCCAGGACCACCGCTACTGGCTCCGTACATACCCCAACTGCATTGTGGGGAAGGAGCTGGTCAActggctgctgaggagtggaaccatctccaccag GGCCCAGGCGATAGCCATTGGTCAGGCTGTGGTAGACGGTCGTTGGTTGGACTGTGTCACTCACCACGACCAGCTGTTCAGGGATGAGTACGCTCTCTATCGCCCCCTCCAG AGCACAGAGTTCTCTGAGACCCCGTCTCCTGACAGTGACAGTGTCAACTCTCTGGAGGGACACTCAGAACCCTCCTGGTTCAAAGACATCAAGTTTTGCGACAGTGACACAGACCAGGTGGCTGACGAGAATGACTATGTCACGGCCA ACTCATCCAACCCCAGTAAGAGGACGTCAGTCAGTAGTTTCCAGTCAGCGGTCGACAGTGACTCTGCTGCTTCCATCAACCTCAATATGGAGCAGGACAACGTCAACTTCCACATCAAGAAACAGTCCAAGTACCCCCATGTACCACCGCTCCCCAAGGAGCAGAAAG AGTACCTGGTCTCAGAGGACGGAGGACAGAATATCTCCATCAGTGACGCTTTCATCAAAG AGTCCCTGTTTAACCGTCGTGTGGAGGAGAAAGCTAACGAGGTGCTGTTCACTCCTCTGGGCTGGCACCACAGCTCCCTGGACCAGctcagagaggagaatggagagaaggaggCCATGGAGAGGCTACT cTCTGCCAACCACAGCCACATGATGGCGCTGCTGCAGCAGCTGCTGTACAGCGAGTCCCTGTGCCTCTCCTGGCGTGACATCATCGTTCCTGTGGTGAGGCAGGTAGTGCAGACGGTGCGGCCGGACGTTCGCAGTTGTGATGATGACATGGACATCAGACAACTGGTTCACGTCAAGAAG atTCCTGGAGGGAAGAAGTTTGACTCTGCGGTAGTGAATGGCTTTGCCTGTACCAAGAACATTGCTCACAAAAAA ATGAACTCGTACATCAAGAACCCCAAGATCCTGCTTCTGAAGTGTTCTATAGAGTATCtctacagagaggagaccaagTTCACCTGCATTGACCCCATTGTGCTTCAG GAGCATGAGTTTCTGAAGAACTATGTTCAGCGTATAGTGGACGTGCGTCCCAACCTGGTGCTGGTGGAGAAGACCGTGTCTCGTATCGCTCAGGACATGCTGCTGGAGCACGGCATCACACTGGTTATCAACGTCAAACCG CAAGTCTTGGACAGGGTGAGTCATATGACCCAGGGGGACCTGGTCATGTTCATGGACCAGCTGCTCACCAAGCCTCGACTGGGAACCTGCCAAAAGTTCTACCTACACTCCTTCCAGCTGGCCAACA ATGAGTTGAAGACTCTGATGTTCTTTGAGGGCTGCCCTCCTCAGCTAGGCTGTACCATAAAGCTTCGCGGGGCGTCTGAGTACGAGCTGGCCAGGGTTAAAGAGATCATCATCCTCATGgtgtgtgtggcctaccactcccAGCTAGAGATATCCTTCCTCATGGATGAGTTTGCCATGCCTCCCAGCCTGGCCAAGACCAGCTTCCCCTGTCTCCTGGAGAGCACTACcgtcgaggaggaggagagccaGGAAAATGAGACCGACCAGAGCACCCTCTTCCAGGGAGGAGAGACTGTGCTAGGGGACGAGGAGGAGAATTCTGTATCGGAATCCTCCTCGCCTAAAGATGTCGAGGTTGCCAAGAACCAACTcctgtcctcctcatcctccctggtGGCCGAGGGGATGGAGTCAGCAGAGGTCATGACCTCCACGCCGTTGTCCTATCCCCTAGCGCCGCCACCACCCTACCTCATTGATGACCTGGAGGAGTTAACAGATGAGATTGGGCTGGAGCAGGGGGAGGAGACTGAGGGGCGGAGCGGGTCAGGGGTTCTGGGGAGGGGTGAGTCGCAGGAGGAGAGCTCTGCTTCGGAGACGGCCCCCAGGCTGTTCAGAGACCCCCTGCAGGATGACACAGGGCTGTTTGTCACAGAGCAG GTGGCCTCGACGGACGACCATCTCAGGATGCTGACGGCAGGCTTCAAACAGGAGCTGAAGGACATCATCCTGTGTGTCTCCCCCTTCATCACTTTCAGAGagcccttcctcctctcccccgctGGCCTACGCTGCCCCAGCAGAGACTACTTTCCTCAACAG GTGTACCTCTCCCCACTGCTCAACAAGGACTTCAAAGAACTAGACGGTCGACGTAAGCGACAACTCCTCAAAGACTCCACCCCATCAGGTGGAGGCATGGCCAACGGAGGCCCTCGCCCCATCCAGGTGTTACCCTCCCACCGCCTTACCAGTGCCCGCATCGCAGAGCATCTGGGCAGCAACCAGGACTTGGCCAAGATGCTGGCAGACTACCGTGCCCAAGGAGGCCGACTCCGACAGGAGGAGTCAGACCCCTTcgcccagcccctaccccagccacCGGTCCGGGAGGCTCTGCCGTCCAAGCACCCCGTCAAGGCTGATAGTGAGGAGGAGAAGCCAGCGGGACAGAACGACATGACCTGGGCCTCCAAG CTGGACTGCCTGAACCCAGTGAACCATCAgagactctgtgttctgttcagCAGCTCCTCTGCCCAGTCCAACAACGCCCCCAACCCTTGCGTCAGTCCCTG GATGGTCACGATGGAGTTCTACGGAAAGAATGACCTCACACTAGGAAtattcctggagagatactgtttCAG gcCGTCCTATCAATGCCCCAGTATGTTCTGTGAGACTCCCATGGTGCACCATGTGCGGCGGTTTGTCCATGGCAGTGGCTGTGTTCAGATCGTACTGAAGGAGCTGGACTCTCCTGTGCCTGGATACCAACACACCATCCTCAACTACTCCTGGTGCCGCATATGCAAACAG GTGACTCCTGTGGTGCCCCTGTCTAATGACTCGTGGTCCATGTCCTTTGCTAAGTACCTGGAGCTGAGGTTCTATGGTCACCAGTATACCAGGAGGGCTAATGCTGAGCCCTGTGGCCACTCCATCCACCATGACTACCATCAGTACTTCTCCTATAACCAGATGGTGGCCTCCTTCAG CTACATCTCAGTGAGACTGCTAGAGGTCTGCCTCCCTCCTCCTAAGATCTTCATCAGGAACCAGGGGCCCTCCAAGGGCCGGATGCAGCAGGACCTCAAGGACTTCTCACAGAA GGTGACTCAGGTGTACCTGGCCATAGATGACCGCCTCACCTCCCTGAAGACGGACACCTTCAGCAAGACACGCGAGCAGAAGATGGAGGACCTGTTTGCACAGAAAGAT ATGGAGGAGGCAGATCTGCACAGCTGGATAGAGAAGCTGCAGGCTCGTCTCCAGGCCTGTGGTAGTGACTCCCCCCAGCAGCTCCAGACTGTACTGGAATCCGTGGTAGTGAAGAAACAGAGCCTGTGTGAAACACTGCAGTCCTGGAACAGCAG GCTGCAGGACCTGTTCCAGCAGGAGAAGGCCAGGAAGCGTCTGTCTGTCCCAGCCAGCCCTGGgagacaccgacagacagacgaCAGCAAG CCAAGTGCTCTGGAGTCCTCTCCACGCAACCCCTCCCCTTTAGTACAAAATGTTGACAAAG AGGATCGTCACCTCACTGCCATGCCCTCAAGCTGGGGGTCGTCATTGCTAGCGTTACCGTCACCAGGGGAGCCAGGCTCAGAACCCCTCTCGTCTGGACCCTGCTTTCCTGACCAGGATTCCGTCAGTATCCCAgagg ATGTGTTTGATGGACACCTGTTGGGCTCCAATGACAGCCAGGTGAAAGAGAAGTCCACCATGAAGGCCATTCTAGCCAACCTGATGCCAGGCAACAGTTACAACTCTATCCCATTCCCATT TGAACCAGACAAGCATTACCTGATGTATGAGCATGAGAGAGTGCCCATcgccgtgtgtgagagagaacccaGCTCCATCATCTCATTCGCTCTCAG CTGTAAGGAGTATAAGAGTACTCTGGATGAACTGTGGAAGACAACATTGAAGACAGGAGGCGAGGACACCACCCTGTCCACCAG CTCTGGAGAGAGCCGGGTCAAGAACAGCCCAGCCAAGCCCAACGAGACAGCCTCCTCCCAGATGGGTCTGGGCCGCAGCAGCATGGACTCTGAGCCTCTTA AAGACGCAGACATAGGAGACAACCATAAGAAGTCGACAGGAAACCCTCATATTGAATTAC AGTTCTCTGATGCCAACGCTAAGTTCTACTGTAGGATCTACTATGCTGAGGAGTTCCACAAGATGAGAGCGGAGATAATGGAGAGTACGGAGGATGACTTTGTTCGCTCGCTGTCCCACTGTGTCAACTGGCAGGCCCGCGGTGGCAAGTCTGGGGCTGTCTTCTATGCCACCGAAG ATGACCGATACATTCTGAAGCAGATGCCCAGACTAGAGGTTCAGTCCTTCCTGGACTTTGCCCCTCACTACTTCACCTACATCACTGGAGCTGTGCAGCAGAAG CGGCCCACTGCCCTGGCTAAGATCCTGGGTGTGTACCGGATCGGCTACAAGAACTCCCAGAACAACTCTGAGAAGAAGCTGGACCTTCTTGTCATGGAGAACCTGTTCTATGGCAGGAAGATGGCCCAGGTGTTCGACCTCAAGGGCTCTCTGAGGAACCGCAACGTCAAGACCGAGTCTGGGAAGGAGAGCTGTGAG GTGGTTCTGCTGGATGAGAACCTACTGAAGCTGGTCCATGACAACCCTCTGTACATCAGAGCCCACTGCAAGGCCATCCTCAGGGCTGCTATCCACAGTGATGCCTACTTCCTGTCTAGTCACCTGATCATAGactactctctgctggttggacGAGACGACGCCACAGACGAGCTGGTGGTGGGAATCATAG ATTACATACGGACGTTCACATGGGATAAGAAGCTGGAGATGGTGGTGAAATCCACAGGGATCCTGGGAGGGCAAG GTAAGATGCCCACGGTGGTCTCTCCAGAGCTGTACCGAGCCCGTTTCTGTGAGGCTATGGACAAATACTTCCTCATGGTGCCTGACCACTGGACAGGGCTGGGGGTCAACTGCTGA